The Desulfofundulus salinus genome includes the window AGGAGCAGGGTTTACATGGCAAAAAATACCTGTAGCGTCAAGAAGGCAGAGGAAATTGTAAAATCCTATTTAAATATGAACAGACTTTGCGGCCAGTGTCGCTCTAATTTAAATACAGCTTTAAGCCTGCTGGGCAGGATACGGAGCGGAAAGGCCCGCATTGGCGACCTGGAGGGCCTGTTAACCCTGGTCAACAGGTTGCACCTTACGTGCCACTGCGGTCAGGGGAAGCGTGTGGCGCCGGAAGTTATGGCCATTTTACGGGAGAACAGGGACGATTTCATAGTTCACATTGAGAACCGGGTATGTCCCGCTTCCGAATGTCCCCACCTGGTGCTTGCACCCTGTCAGGCGGCCTGTCCGGCAGGTATCGATATCCCAAATTATGTTGCACTGGTAGGACAGGGCAAGTATACCGAAGCTTTGCAGCTAATATTAGAGGATGTTCCCTTGCCCGGTGTTCTGGGGCGTATTTGCGAACATCCCTGTGAGCGTGCCTGCCGCAGGGGTGAGGTTGACGCACCCATATCTATCTGTGCCCTGAAAAGGCTGGCTTACGACCAGGTCCGGGAAATCCGGGAAAAGGTAAACCTTTTTTCGCCGCGGCCTGTAAGAAAATCAGAAAAGAGAGTTGCAGTGGTCGGCTCAGGTCCTGCAGGACTTTCCTGCGCCTATTTCCTGGCTAAGAAAGGTTACGCTGTGACCATATTTGAAGCCATGCCCGAGCCGGGGGGAATGCTCGCCTACGGCATTCCCCCGTACCGGCTTCCCCGGGAAGTTCTCCGGGATGAAATAGCCCGCATCCAGGCCATGGGTGTGGAGATCAGGTTGAACAGCCCAATTACCGGGGAATACGGTATTGAGGCTTTGATGGAAGACGGTTACGCGGCAGTGTTTTTAGGCACTGGAGCCTGGAAAGGTTCCATCCCCATTCCCAATCATGAGTGTTTCAAAGGTGTTATGGATGGGGTGACCTTTCTCAGGGTAGTAAACCAGAATTTGTTAACGGGAACGGGTGAACCTGGGGTAGAGGTCTGCGGCAAGAGAGTGGTTGTGGTGGGCGGCGGCAACGTGGCCATTGACGCCGCGCGGGTTGCCCGGCGTCTCGGAGCCCTTGAGGTGAGGATTATTTACCGGCGTTCGCGTCAGGAAATGCCTGCGCTGGATGAAGAAATAGAAGCAGCTGAAAAGGAAGGAATAATTCTGGACTACCTTATCTCTCCCACAGGGCTGGGAGGCAAAGACCAGTGCGTCCAATACATTGAGTGCATACGCAATACTTTGAGCGAGCCTGATGCAACCGGTCGTTGCTGGCCGGTGCCCATCAAGAATTCGGAGTTCAAGATGGAAGCCGACCTGGTTATTTTTGCCGTAGGCCAGAAGCCGGATCTCTCATATATTACTGAGGGTTCGGGGTCACCGGATGTGCTGGTTTCCCGGGACCGTATTGTCGTTAACCCGGACACTATGGAGACATCCCGGCCGGGAGTCTTTGCGGGGGGCGATGCTGTTACCGGGCCCGCCAGCGCCATAAAGGCCATTGCTGCCGGGAAACGGGCAGCGGCGGCTATAGATGCCTATTTGCGTGGAGAAAAACCTTCAGCCGCCATAAAGTATCCGGTTAAAAGAAAGGTTGCCGCCCTTATGCAGGTTACTGCTCAGGAAAAAAGTCACTCCCGGGTCTATTCCTTTGAGGAACAGTACCTGCCCGTAAAACAACATACGTTTGACGAAGTAATGGAGGGTCTTGGCCCGGAAGCCGGTGCGGTGGAAGCAGGCAGATGCCTGCGGTGCGACCTTTGCATTGCCTGCGGGAAATGTGTTGATACCTGCCGCAAAGTGGGGGCAGAAGCCATTCAGCTGGGTTACGTTGAAGGCAGCAAGGGAGCTGCAACTGATTTTGCACGCCCGGGCAATAAATGTATCGGATGTGGCAGCTGTTCCGTTAATTGTCCTACCGGGGCCATAACCATAAGCGATGAAGGCGGCTTCAGGGAGATGCGCATGTGCGGGGCGCTGATGAGCCGCCTGGAACTGTTTACCTGCCGGATTTGCGGGCAGTCCTTTGTCACGTCAAAACATCTCGACTTTGTGAATGAACGTTTAAAAGATTACCCAAGCCGTGTCCATAGCACAACCGAAATATGTCCCGCCTGCTTACGCCGGGTATGGGCTCACCGTATTTGCGGCAGGGAGTACCAAACTGTTGATTGGATGGAACTGGTCTCCATTGAACTGGAACAAGAGGCTCTGGAGCCGGAAAAAGATATGGCTGATGTCTTCTTGACGTCCCGGGAGGAACAGGTGGTCATGGAGCGGATACGGCCCCAGATGCAGAAGATTCACGTTCTGGTTAGTGAACTCTCCACAGTTGTACATGGTCCCGGCCGGCTCTCTTTAGAAGCGGGTCGTATATTGAAAATGATTAACGATGTGGCTGAACAGGTCAACCTGCTGGCTCTTAACGCTTCAATTGAGGCCGTCAGGGTTGGTGACCAGGGAAACGAAATTTCTGCATTGTTGAATGAGGTGCATGAACTGGCCGCACAATCCGCCCGTGTGGCTACGGAGATTGGTGTTTTCATCCACAGGGTACGGCAGGAGATTTCCTCCGGCGTTAGCGGGGAGAACGATACCGGTGACGGCAGTTTTGCCGTAGGGGAAGGTGTCCTGCTTGCCGTTGAAACGAGAAAACACTTCAATGCCATTGTGCAACATATAGAGAACGTTGTCCGGCAGGTGGGCAGGGTGGCCCGCATCGCC containing:
- a CDS encoding FAD-dependent oxidoreductase; the protein is MAKNTCSVKKAEEIVKSYLNMNRLCGQCRSNLNTALSLLGRIRSGKARIGDLEGLLTLVNRLHLTCHCGQGKRVAPEVMAILRENRDDFIVHIENRVCPASECPHLVLAPCQAACPAGIDIPNYVALVGQGKYTEALQLILEDVPLPGVLGRICEHPCERACRRGEVDAPISICALKRLAYDQVREIREKVNLFSPRPVRKSEKRVAVVGSGPAGLSCAYFLAKKGYAVTIFEAMPEPGGMLAYGIPPYRLPREVLRDEIARIQAMGVEIRLNSPITGEYGIEALMEDGYAAVFLGTGAWKGSIPIPNHECFKGVMDGVTFLRVVNQNLLTGTGEPGVEVCGKRVVVVGGGNVAIDAARVARRLGALEVRIIYRRSRQEMPALDEEIEAAEKEGIILDYLISPTGLGGKDQCVQYIECIRNTLSEPDATGRCWPVPIKNSEFKMEADLVIFAVGQKPDLSYITEGSGSPDVLVSRDRIVVNPDTMETSRPGVFAGGDAVTGPASAIKAIAAGKRAAAAIDAYLRGEKPSAAIKYPVKRKVAALMQVTAQEKSHSRVYSFEEQYLPVKQHTFDEVMEGLGPEAGAVEAGRCLRCDLCIACGKCVDTCRKVGAEAIQLGYVEGSKGAATDFARPGNKCIGCGSCSVNCPTGAITISDEGGFREMRMCGALMSRLELFTCRICGQSFVTSKHLDFVNERLKDYPSRVHSTTEICPACLRRVWAHRICGREYQTVDWMELVSIELEQEALEPEKDMADVFLTSREEQVVMERIRPQMQKIHVLVSELSTVVHGPGRLSLEAGRILKMINDVAEQVNLLALNASIEAVRVGDQGNEISALLNEVHELAAQSARVATEIGVFIHRVRQEISSGVSGENDTGDGSFAVGEGVLLAVETRKHFNAIVQHIENVVRQVGRVARIAGELSARQEETVLVEEKSA